The following proteins are co-located in the Vigna angularis cultivar LongXiaoDou No.4 chromosome 2, ASM1680809v1, whole genome shotgun sequence genome:
- the LOC108329103 gene encoding shaggy-related protein kinase epsilon isoform X2, with protein MRLLDHPNVVSLKHCFFSTTDKDELYLNLVLEYVPETVYRVVKHYSKANQRMPLIYVKLYTYQICRALAYIHGCVGVCHRDIKPQNLLVNPHTHQVKLCDFGSAKVLVKGEPNISYICSRYYRAPELIFGATEYTTAIDMWSVGCVLAELLLGQPLFPGDSGVDQLVEIIKVLGTPTREEIKCMNPNYTEFKFPQIKAHPWHKIFHKRMPPEAVDLVSRLLQYSPNLRSTALDACVHPFFDELRDHNTRLPNGRPMPPLFNFKPQELKGVTLELLCKLVPEHARKQCPSLNF; from the exons ATGCGCCTTCTTGATCATCCCAATGTTGTATCACTAAAACATTGCTTCTTTTCTACCACAGATAAAGATGAACTCTATCTCAATTTGGTACTTGAATATGTACCTGAGACTGTATATCGTGTGGTGAAGCACTATAGCAAGGCAAATCAGCGGATGCCCCTAATATATGTTAAACTTTACACATATCAG ATTTGTAGAGCCTTGGCTTATATTCATGGATGTGTTGGAGTGTGCCACAGGGACATTAAGCCACAGAATCTGCTG GTAAATCCTCATACACATCAGGTCAAACTTTGTGATTTTGGGAGTGCAAAAGTTCTG GTCAAGGGTGAACCTAACATATCGTATATCTGCTCTCGATACTATCGAGCTCCTGAACTCATATTTGGAGCCACTGAGTATACTACTGCAATTGATATGTGGTCTGTTGGTTGTGTCCTGGCTGAGCTGCTCCTGGGGCAG CCTCTGTTTCCAGGAGATAGTGGAGTTGATCAACTTGTTGAAATTATCAAG gTACTCGGGACTCCCACTCGTGAGGAAATAAAATGCATGAATCCAAATTACACAGAGTTCAAGTTCCCTCAAATCAAGGCTCACCCCTGGCATAAG ATATTCCACAAGCGTATGCCCCCAGAAGCAGTAGATCTTGTTTCAAGGCTTCTCCAGTATTCTCCAAATTTACGAAGTACTGCT TTGGATGCATGTGTTCACCCATTTTTTGATGAACTCCGCGACCATAATACCCGTCTCCCTAATGGGCGCCCTATGCCACCCCTCTTTAATTTCAAACCTCAAG AGCTGAAGGGAGTGACTTTGGAGCTACTATGCAAACTTGTTCCAGAACATGCTCGGAAACAGTGTCCATCCCTTAATTTCTAG